A genomic stretch from Mycobacterium cookii includes:
- a CDS encoding aldo/keto reductase gives MMPGSESTEPTTAPRGHALGFGCASLYGLPGRRERRAVLESAYDLGIRHFDVAPIYGLGIAEAELGDFAQAHNDIRIATKFGIRPTVIGRMAGFVQPPVRRMLQTSTTVKSKVKQSGAAPDAGVVGRVLYSRGDYSVAAAKRALLSSLRVLRTARIDYFLLHEPHAVLADDYQDLVDYLETQRSRDVIGCWGPAGDLSRADDASVATLSARAPALQCPYDLIAGYRGPQPERDRLNITFGFLAEALPRVIGVMSSEPEFRAQCSELLDADLGDPRTVLRLLVRDAVAHNPSGTVLVSSTKIKNLEMTCGSVDVALRNEVQVANMIRDCFLGVRAAR, from the coding sequence ATGATGCCCGGTTCTGAGTCGACTGAACCGACTACCGCCCCGCGCGGCCACGCGCTCGGATTCGGCTGTGCCAGCCTGTACGGCCTGCCCGGCAGACGGGAGCGGCGCGCAGTCCTGGAGTCCGCCTATGACCTCGGCATCAGACATTTCGACGTTGCCCCGATCTATGGGCTCGGCATAGCGGAAGCCGAGTTGGGAGATTTTGCGCAGGCGCACAACGACATTCGAATCGCGACGAAATTCGGCATCAGGCCGACCGTGATCGGTCGCATGGCGGGATTCGTCCAGCCACCTGTCCGCCGAATGTTGCAGACGTCCACCACCGTCAAATCCAAAGTCAAGCAATCCGGTGCAGCGCCGGACGCCGGGGTTGTCGGCCGTGTGCTCTATTCCCGGGGTGACTACTCTGTGGCGGCCGCCAAACGCGCACTCCTGTCGAGCCTTCGGGTTCTGCGAACCGCGCGAATCGACTACTTCCTGCTGCACGAGCCGCACGCTGTGCTCGCCGACGACTACCAGGATCTGGTGGACTACCTCGAGACTCAGCGCAGCCGTGACGTGATCGGATGCTGGGGTCCGGCGGGTGATCTGTCCCGCGCGGACGACGCGTCGGTGGCTACCCTGAGTGCACGGGCCCCCGCGCTTCAATGTCCTTACGATCTGATCGCTGGATACCGGGGACCGCAGCCGGAGCGAGACCGGCTCAACATCACCTTCGGCTTTCTCGCCGAAGCGCTACCGCGGGTGATCGGTGTCATGAGTAGTGAGCCCGAATTTCGGGCGCAGTGCAGCGAACTGCTCGACGCCGACCTTGGCGATCCGAGGACCGTGCTCAGGCTGCTCGTGCGTGACGCGGTGGCGCACAACCCGAGCGGAACTGTGCTGGTGTCGTCGACCAAGATCAAGAACCTCGAGATGACCTGCGGGAGCGTAGATGTCGCACTCCGCAACGAAGTGCAGGTGGCGAATATGATCCGGGATTGTTTCCTTGGCGTGCGAGCTGCGCGATGA
- a CDS encoding GMC oxidoreductase → MIVSGNDIAQGECVHAALVVIGAGPAGIVCALEAAKRGVDVVLIETGNRKQTPEYQELSTAHRQHPDVHAPVEIAVSRQLGGTSSIWGGRCVPYDRVDFVEREITPDCAWPVTYEDVQPYFERACQWMLCGRSIFDVNELDHLPEHMIPGLEDGAVSTSSLERWSLPTDFGKVYFDDLRNAAGLKVITDATCVQINLDDDSTRATDIECRTIAGNSFTVAAEEVIVAAGGLESTRLLMCSPGRDGRSIGDHSRHLGHWYMAHLEGVISDLALSTPAIYGYERDRDGSYVRRRFAFVESYLLEHDLPNISGWIANPELADASHRNAQLSLTYLALISPLGFLFAPTAQRLSLTGSNIPGTPYGMAKRSSVWAHIRNLLQHPIETVRFLADFGIKRVFGPGRKPPGFFVGNPENRYPFQYHAEHLPHYDSCVQLVDDVDAVGMPKLNIDILFTDEDIDGVLAAHRHWDNYLRASGIGRLEYVADDLATAVRARTGGGFHQVGTTRMSKDADKGVVDENLAVHGVPNVHVVSSSVFVTSGQANSTFMIVVFALRLIERLYGARQGADPSSRVAHLPG, encoded by the coding sequence ATGATCGTCTCCGGGAACGATATTGCGCAAGGCGAGTGCGTACATGCGGCTCTGGTTGTCATCGGGGCCGGGCCGGCGGGCATTGTCTGTGCCTTGGAGGCGGCGAAGAGGGGCGTCGACGTCGTCCTGATCGAAACCGGGAACAGGAAACAGACCCCGGAGTACCAGGAGCTGTCGACCGCCCATCGGCAGCACCCAGATGTCCACGCGCCGGTCGAAATAGCCGTCAGCCGTCAGCTCGGCGGTACATCGTCGATCTGGGGTGGACGGTGCGTTCCCTACGACCGTGTCGACTTCGTGGAGCGTGAAATCACGCCGGATTGCGCATGGCCGGTGACGTACGAGGACGTGCAGCCCTACTTCGAACGTGCCTGCCAGTGGATGCTCTGTGGTCGATCGATTTTCGACGTCAATGAGCTGGACCATCTGCCCGAACACATGATCCCGGGTCTCGAGGATGGAGCGGTTTCGACGTCATCGCTCGAGCGGTGGTCGCTTCCAACCGACTTCGGCAAGGTGTATTTCGATGATCTCCGCAATGCGGCCGGTCTCAAGGTCATCACCGATGCGACTTGCGTGCAGATCAACCTCGATGACGACAGCACCCGCGCGACCGACATCGAATGCAGGACCATTGCCGGGAATTCGTTCACCGTCGCCGCCGAGGAGGTCATCGTCGCGGCGGGTGGGTTGGAGAGCACCCGATTGCTGATGTGTTCACCGGGTCGGGACGGTAGGAGCATCGGTGACCATTCCCGACACTTGGGTCATTGGTATATGGCCCACCTCGAGGGTGTAATCTCCGACCTGGCGTTGTCGACCCCTGCGATCTATGGGTATGAGCGCGACCGCGACGGTTCATATGTCCGGCGGAGATTTGCCTTCGTCGAAAGCTATTTGCTCGAGCACGACCTTCCCAACATCTCGGGGTGGATCGCCAATCCGGAGTTGGCCGACGCGTCGCATCGCAATGCGCAGCTGTCCCTGACCTATCTGGCCCTGATCTCACCTCTCGGTTTCTTGTTCGCACCGACAGCGCAACGACTTTCGTTGACCGGCTCCAACATCCCCGGAACGCCCTACGGCATGGCCAAGCGATCGTCGGTGTGGGCACATATTCGCAATCTGCTGCAGCACCCGATCGAAACCGTGCGATTCTTGGCCGATTTCGGTATCAAACGAGTGTTCGGCCCAGGGCGCAAACCGCCGGGGTTTTTTGTGGGGAATCCGGAGAACCGCTACCCGTTCCAGTACCACGCTGAGCACCTCCCGCACTACGACAGTTGTGTGCAGCTGGTCGACGATGTCGATGCCGTCGGTATGCCGAAGCTGAATATCGACATTCTCTTCACGGACGAGGACATTGATGGCGTCCTGGCTGCACACCGCCACTGGGATAACTACTTGCGCGCCAGCGGTATAGGGCGCCTCGAGTACGTCGCCGACGACCTGGCGACAGCGGTGCGCGCTCGCACCGGTGGCGGCTTCCATCAGGTGGGAACCACCCGCATGTCGAAAGACGCAGACAAGGGTGTGGTCGATGAAAATCTGGCTGTGCACGGTGTGCCGAATGTCCACGTGGTGAGCAGCTCGGTGTTCGTGACGTCAGGCCAGGCCAACTCGACCTTCATGATTGTGGTATTCGCGCTCCGCCTGATCGAACGCCTATACGGCGCCCGCCAGGGCGCCGACCCAAGTAGCAGGGTCGCGCATTTGCCGGGCTAG